ACGGGCTCCCCGCCAGCCACCGCGTCCTCGGGCTTCTTGCCGGGCCGCGCGTCCTCGGGGGTGGCGGCGGCCGTGGCCTCGCGGTCCTCCGGCGCGGACGTCCCGCCGCCCGGTCCGGCGGCGGCAACGCCCCCGGCGGCAGCGGCACTCGCACCCGCCGTCCCGACCGCGTCGGCGTCCCCCTCCTCCGGGAAATCCCCCGGCACCTCCAGCGCCCGCACCCGCGCCTCCTGGTCCGCGACCGCCGCCGCGAGCCGTTCGGGGAGCCAGCCGCCCCGGGCCAGGCCCGCCGCGCCCTCCAGGGCCAGCTCGGCGGCGACCGTGCCGGCTGTCGGGCGCTCGGCCGGTTCCTTCGCCAGGCAGCCCGCGATCAGCTCGCGCAACTCCGCCGGTACGGCGTCCAGTTCGGGGTCGGCCTCGGCGATCCGGCGGGCGGCCTCCTCCGGCGGGCCCTCCGTGAACGGGGTCGTCCCCGTGGCCGCGTACGCCAGCAGCAGCCCCAGCACGAACAGGTCGGACGCCGTGCCGGCCTCCCTGCCCGCGACCTGCTCCGGCGTCAGGTAGCCCAGCCGGACCGAGAGCTGCCCGCCCGGCTTCGCCTCCGCCGAAGCGGCCGCGCCCAGCGGGCCGAACGCGGTGAGCCGGGGCCCGTCCCCGGCCAGCAGCACCGTGCCCGGCGCGAGCCCTTGGAGCGCGGAGCCGCCGGCGTGCACCCGGGACAGGATCTCGGCGATGCCCGCGCCCAGTATCCGCAGGGCGCGCTCCGGCAGCGGACCGGCGATGCCGATCGCCTCGGCCAGCGGCAGGGCGGGGACGTACTCCGTCGCGGTCCACAGGAGTTCGGGGTCGTCGGCCTCGCCGGTCTCCAGGGGCGGGGTCACCCAGCCGCCCGCGAGGCGTTCGGCGGTGCGGGCCTCGGACTGGAAGCGGCGCCGGAACGCGGGGACGGCGGCGAGCGCGGGGCGCGCGGCGGTGATCACGGCGAGCTCGCCGGTGGCGGTGTCCCGCGCCATGAACTGCACGGCGCTCGCGGCTTGTCGGAAGCGGGCCAGTGCGGTGAAGCGGCCGAAACGGCGTGGATCTTCCCTACGCAGCGCCTCCATGGCGCACCCCCCTTGTGACCGTCCTGCGGCACCCGAGTGACCCGTCCCTCGGCACCTGACCGCCGATCTTAGGGCCTGCGCCTCCGGAAGCGGGCGTTCAGGGCTTGGACCAGGGCCACTTGAGCGTGGGGCGCTTACGGCCGCCGGGGACGTACGCGTACACCCAGCCGCGCTGGAGCCCGAGCCGCTTGGTGTAGCCGGCCGGGACCCGCTCGTACGCGTACACGGTGGGCGGAGAGCCATCGGGGGAGGGAACGGGGACCTCGTACCACTTCGGCGGGTGGCCGGTCGGGCCGACCAGGACCGGCAGCACCCGGCCGTCCAGGGGACCGCCTCGGAAAGGGGTGTTCTCGCTCTTCACCCGGTCAGTCTGCCGCAGGGGCGTGCGGCAGCAGGTGCGCCGCCTCGGCGACGACCGGGATCACCAGCTCCGCCAGCCGTCCGGCCGGGCCCTCGGAGGTCTCCAGGGCGAGCAGGTCGCCTACCACCGAGGCGGTCTCCTCGTCGGTGGCGGCGGTCGCCGCGAGGAGGGCGATGAAGTGGTCGACCAGCCAGCCGCGCAGCTCGGCGGCCGGGGGCTGCTTCCCCTCGTCAAGCCAGATCAGGGAGGCCGCCTCGACGGCCGCGATCCAGCTGCGGACCATCATCCGCAGCCTCGGTCCGGCGCTCCGAGGCCCGGCGCTGTGAGGTCCGGCGCCGTGCGGTCCGGAGCTTGTAAGGCCGGTGTCCTGCGGTCCGGTGCTCTGGGGTCCGGTGTCCTGGGGTCCGGTGTCCGGCGCTCCGGCGCTCCGCGCACCGGCGACGCCGCCGATCCGGCCGAGGTGGCTGAGGATCTCCTCCGCCGCCGCCCGCCGGACGCCGTCCACGATGCTCGTCGTGCGGGAGGTCTCCACCACGCTGCCGCCGCGCAGCAGTGCGCTGAAGCCGGTGTCGTGCTCGTCGACGAAGCGGAGGTAGCGGTCCAGGACGCGGGCGACCCGCTCGGTGGGCGGGCCCACCGGCGGTTCGGCGAAGCAGAGCGTCAGCTCGTCGGCGGCGGAGCCGAGCGCGGCCTCGTACAACTGCTGCCGCCCGCCCGGGAAGTAGCGGTAGACCAGCGGCCGGGAGACCCCGGCCGCCACCGCCACCTCGTCCAGCGAGACGTCGTCGGGGGCCCGGTGGGCGAAGAGGCCGAGCGCCGCGACCAGGAGCTGGGCGCGGCGCTCCTCGACACTGAGCCTGCGGTACGCGCGGGGCGGCGGCGGGGCTGCGGCGGTGGACGTCATGCCATCGAGCCTAAAGCCTCCGGTCCGCACGGCCTCAGGCCAGCAGCCCTGAGCGCCGCCACAGCCTGCGGCTGACGCCGTTCAGCAGCCCGATGTCGTCGAAGAAGTCCGTGAGCCGCCGGGAGCCGGTCTGCATGACCTCCGTGCGGTGGCCGCTCGCCTTCACCTGGGCGACGGCCTCGCGGCGGTCCAGGCCGACGTTCTCGTACACCTGCGGGTTGACGAAGCAGATGGAGAAGACCCGGGCCGCCTCGCCGCAGCTGACCTTGGTGAGTTCGCGCTCCCAGCGCGGGGCGGTCACCATCTGGCGGCGCAGCTCCTCCCGGGCGTACCGGACGTGCCGGGCCTCCTCGATGACATGGATACGGGTCACGCCGCGCACCAGCGTCTGCACCCGGTCGTCCGGGAAGGTCAGCCGCTGCATCCAGTCGAGGATCTCCTCGCCGAGCAGGGTCGCGGCGAACGAACCGGGCGTGGTGGAGACGGTCTTCAGGACCCGGGCCAGGTTGTGGTAGACGCGCGGCACCTCGTACGCCGGGGCGCCGCCCCAGTCGATCATGCGGCCGAACATCATCGAGTGGCGGCACTCGTCGGCTATCTCGGTGAGGGCGTAGCGGACGTGGTTGCTGGTGACGGGCTTGTCGTAGACGTGCCGGACCAGCAGCTGCATCAGGATGATCTCGAACCAGATGCCGAGCGAGGCGAGCGCGGCGCCTTCGTGCCGGGAGAGGTCGAGGCGCTGCTCCTCGGACATCCGGTGCCACATCGGGGTGTCGTAGAGCGAGAGCAGCTCCGGCGGCCAGAACCACTTGCCCTCCTCGACGGCCGAGTCCCAGTCGAGTTCGGTGTCCGGGTCGAAGGAGTGCTTGGCCGAGGATTCGAGCAGCCGCGCGGCGATCTGCTCGCGGTCGCGGAGCGGGCCGAGGGCGTCGCGGAGCACGGTCGCAGCGCGATCGGTCGCGGGCGTTGTCGCTGGCGTCGTCACGGGCGTCATGGCGGGAGCACCTCACAGGCACGGGGGTTGCCGGGCACGGAAGTTACCGGCGGTCACCCTTTATGAGACTCCTTGTCAGCAAGGCCGTCAATCCCCTGGGCAGGAGTACGACGGACTTGTTGACCCGTTGTCCACCACCGTGTGAACCTGCGAAGGGAGGCGGCGGGCGGTCGCGCTCAACTGCCTTCGGTTCCAGGGAACTTGTCAGGACCTGCCAAGCCGTTCGAGTCAGTCGAGGCGAAGGAGCCGTCCGTGTCCACCCATGACCTCTACACCACCCCGCCGGCCGAACCGCTCTGGCAGGTCCCCGCCACCGGGGCCGCCCGGTTCAGCTGGGACTACGACGACGGCCGTGAACGTCTCCTCGCCCTCTACCAGAAGGGCAAGGACAAGCAGTGGGACGGCAACAAACGTATCGACTGGTCGCAGGAGGTCGACCCCACCGACCCGCTCGGCACCCCCGACGAGGCGCTCACGCTCTACGGCACCCCGCACTGGGCCAAGATGACGGACAAGGACCGGGGCGAGCTGCGCAAGCACTACACCTCCTGGCAGTTCAGCCAGTTCCTCCACGGCGAGCAGGGTGCGATGGTCTGCGCGGCCAGGATCGTGGAGTCCGTGCCCGACCTGGACGCCAAGTTCTACTCCGCCACCCAGACCATGGACGAGGCCCGGCACGCGGAGATATACGGCCGCTTCCTGCACGAGAAGATCGGCATGCTCTACCCGGTCAACGACAACCTCCAGGGCCTGCTCGGCGACACCCTGCGCGACTCCCGCTGGGACATGCCGTACCTGGGGATGCAGGTCCTCATAGAGGGCCTGGCGCTCGCCGCGTTCGGGATGATCCGCGACACGACCACCAAGCCGCTGCCCAAGCAGATCCTCGCGTACGTCATGCAGGACGAGGCCCGGCACGTCGCCTTCGGGCGGATGGCGCTGCGCGACTACTACAAGCAGCTGAGCGACGCCGAGCTGCGCGAACGCGAGGAGTTCGTCATCGACGGCTGCTACCTGATGCGCGACCGGCTCAGCGGCGTCGAGGTGCTGGAGAACTTCGGCATCGGCAAGCAGGAGGCGAAGGAGCTGTCGGAACACTCCGACTTCCTCCGGCTCTTCCGCAAGCTCCTGTTCAGCCGGATCGTCCCGTGCGTCAAGGACATCGGCCTGTGGGGGCCCCGGCTCCAGAAGGCGTACGTCGACATGGGCGTCCTGGAACTCGGCGATTCCAACCTGGACCTGCTCATGTCCCAGGACGAGGAGATAGCCGAGGAACTGGACCGCGAACGCTTCGCCGCCGAGGAGGAGGCCCGGGTGGCGGAGGTCGCGGAGGCGATCGGCGAGGGACGGGAGGCGGCCTGAGGCGATCCGGATCGGGCCGGTGCCTCGGTCGCAGGGTGCCCCTCCCCGCCAGGGTGCCACTGCAAGGTGCCCCTGCCCGCCAGGGTGCCCGTCGGACCGGCTGCCAGGGTGCCTTTCAGGCCGGCCGGATCGAGACGGCGTCGTAGACCACGGCCGAACTCGTCGCCGGGCCCCGGCAGGTCAGCCGGTTCTGGGGCGTACGCCGGGCCCGTACCTCGACGTCGACGGCGGCCGGACCGGGCGGGCGGCCGGTGACCCGGATCTGCCAGCCGTCTTCGTCGCGGAGCGTCCGGGCGACCGCGTAGTCGTGCCGGCCCGCCGGGCCGAAGCGGCCGAGCACGGCCGCGACGGCGGCCTGCTGCGGCGGGAACAGATCGGTGTACCCGCGTAGGTGCTCGGCGCGGACACGGCCGGCCAGGTGCTCCCCGACCACCGCGACGGACGAACCGGCATCGAGGTTCCCGTAGTAGACGCCGTCGGGCACGACGACGACGTTGGCGGCGAACCGGTCCCCGCCCACATGCGTGCACTCCCACACCAGCTCCGGCCAGCGCTCGCTCAGGGCGCGCCCCACGGGCCGTCCGCGTACGGCACAGCAGGCGTCGTGGAGACCGTGCGCACAGACGAGGACGACGGGCCGGCCGCCCCACTCCTCGGGGGCATCGAGGGAGGCGGTACCGAAGGCGGGGGCTTTGAGGTCGGGGGCGTCGGGGGTGTCGAGGGCCTGGACGATCTGTGTCAGCTCCTCGTCGCGGTCCCATGTGCCCCAGCGCTGGCGGTGGGCGCCGGTGCCGTCGTAGCGCAGAACGGCCCAGCGCGGTGGGCCCTGGTGATGCTGGCGGCCGTGGCGCCGTACGAGCAGGACGCGGGCCCGTGCCGCCTGGGCGGCGGCGAACACGAGCGCCTTGGTCCCGGGCTCCAGGGCGAGGCCGTCGAAGCCGTTGGCCGGCCAGCCGCCCCGGTACTCGATGAGGATCCAGGCGGTGCCGTGCGGAGCCGTGCCCACCATCGAGTCGCCGCGCGCGCGGGCGGCGTCCGCGCAGAAGAACCGTCCTGTCGTGGTCACCGCGACCGGGTCACTCTCCGGCGGGCACGAGCACGCCCGCGCGCAGCAGTCGCCCGGCGAGCGCGACACCGAGGTCACCGGCGGTGCGGCTCTCGCCGTCCAGCAGGCGGGACACGGCCGGCAGGTCGGCCTCCGGGAAGTCCAGCCAGCCGACGCGGGTGGTCAGGCGCGGGCCCTCCAGCCGTGCTTCCAGCGCCGCTCGGAGCCGTACGGGAGTGTCCGGGCCGAGATCGCCGACGGCGGCGAGCTGGGCCAGTGGCCCCAGCGGTGCGGGGCGTGCCTGTCCTCGCCGGGCCCGGTGGAAGAGCGGGGCGGAGTCGGCCTCGGCGACGGCGGTGAGGAGGTGGTCGCGGACCAGGTCGATCTCGCCCGTCGGGCCGTCCACGCCCAGGGGGAGGGTGCTCCGCATCCGGGGGTCGTCGCGCAGTGCGGCGAGGGCCGCCTGCGCGAGCTGTTCGGCCAGTGCGTACCGCGTCCAGGTGTGGATCCCCAGCGTCACATGGACGGAGACCCCGCCCTGCGCCTCGGCCCCGTGCAGCCAGCCCCGGGGCAGATAGAGGACGTCGCCGGGCGCCAGCACGGTGTCGAGGTGGGCCTCGCCCCGCGCGGCCTCGGCGACGGCGGACCGGCGGTCCGTCCAGGGCTGGTCGCGCAGCGGATCGGGGTGTACGGGGTCGTGGACGAGCCAGCGCTTCGTGCCCTCGATCTGGAGGACGAAGACGTCGTGTACGTCGTAGTGGGCGTCGAACCCCCGGTTCTGCGGCGGCGTGACATAGGCGTTGGCCTGCACCGGATGCCCCAGCTCCGCGCTCAGCCGGGCGGTGAGTTCCGCCACCGGCTCCCAGGTGCGCTGGAGCGCCTGGAGCACGAGCGTGGCGCCGTCGGCGAAGGCACGCCACAGCGCCGTGTCGTCGAGTTGGTCGGCGATGGTCGCTCCGACACCGGCCGGCGAGGTGAACCCCGATGCGGGGAGGGTGGCACCGTCCTTGGCGACGCGGAGAAAGGGGGTACGCAGGCCGCGGCGCGAGATCAGTTCGTCAACGGCGGCCGACGAGAACAGGTCGGAGAAATCGCTCGCGCCACGTGTGAGCAGCGGCTTCCGGGCCCAGACGTCGCGGGCGAACACGTCCGTGCCCATCCTGGTCAGACGCGTCTCCAGGACCCCGGCGTCCGGTGCGGCGCCGACGTCCTGGAGCGTGGTTCGGGACGTGCTCAAGAGCGGCTGCCGGACTGATCCGCCCCGCCGTCCGCACCTCCGTCGGCGCCGCCGTCGTGGACGCCCGGGGTGCCGGCAGCTCCGCCGTCGGCCGGGCCCTCGGCTCCGCCGTCCGCACCTCCGTCATGGACGCCCGGTGTCCCGGCCGCTCCGCCGTCGGCCGGACCTTCGGCCCCGCCGTCCGCGCCCCCGTCCGCACCGCCGTCGTGAACGCCCGGGGTGCCGGCGGCTCCGCCGTCCGCGGGCCCTTCGGCTCCGCCGTCCGCGCCCCCGTCGGCGCCGCCGTCGTGGACGCCGGGGGTGCCGGCCGCTCCGCCGTCCGCGGGGCCTTCCTGCTGGTTCGGGTCCTGTTCGGGGTTGGCCATCATTCCTCCTGTGGGTAAAAGGCTGAGAACCGGGCTCCGTGGGCGAAGCCCCTCATCACCGTATCGCCGCAGGGCGGAAGCAACGATTCGAGCGCCGGGAAGTCGGGGAATGTCGGGGGAATAGGGTGACGCGACCGGGATTCGCCGCCGACGGGGCCGGGGACAAGCCGACCAGGGGAAATGGTCCACGGAACGCGCTCGCCCAAGGCGCAACCGGCGGCGGGACGAGGCACTGGCGATGCCCGCGGAGAATGCCGTAGGGAAGCATCCGGGAAAACGCGGGAAAGTGCCGAGGCGAAGTGTGGCGGATTTCCGGCGGGCCCGCACATCACGATCGGCCATTTTCCCGCGCTGTCGATATTCGATGTACGCCGACGGGTCCGGCGGCACGATGGCCGGTATGACGACCAACCCGCCCCCAGCCACCGCCGCCCGCCGCAGCCTCGAAGCGCTCGCGCTCGGCGACGCGTTCGGGGAGCGGTGGTTCCCCCTCCTCCGTGAACGCCGTCAGGCGGAGAACGAGATCCGGCGACGGCGCCGTGCCCTTCGCCCCGTGGACGGCCGCCCGCCACCGGGCTACCTGGCGGCGGCGCTCCGGGCGACGGCCGAGGGGTTCAGTGGTGTGGACACCACCTGTGCCATCACCGGCGGGGTGGTCGGGGCGGCGACCGGGACGGCCGGGGCGCCGGGGGAAGGGCTCCGCAGGCGTGAGCCGTTGGGGTGAGGGGGAGCGGTCGGCGCCCGGCCGCCGGGGGAATTGTCCCGACCCGGTACCGATGTCCGTCGCGTCGAAATTCCGTTCGCAAACGTGTCGTACCGTGAGCGCATGACCACCCCGCCTCAGCCGCCGCAGGGCCCCTACGGGCCGCCCCAGCACCCGCAGCCGAACCCCTACGGCCCGCCGCCCGCCGCCGCTCCCGGGGTCCCGCCGCAGCAGCCGCCCTACGGCTACCCGCAGCAGCCTCCGGCCCCGCCCCAGCAGGGCGGCTGGGGCGCGCAGCCGGGGTGGGGGCAGCAGCCCGGCATACCGGGCGGAGGCGGCTGGCCGCCGCAGGGGCCGGGGGCGCAGCCGCCCCGGAAGAAGCGGACCGGGCTGATCGTCGGGATCGTGGTCGGTGCGGTGGCGCTGGCGGGCGGAATCGCCTTCGGGGTCTCCCAGCTGGTCGGGAAGACCGCCGACGCGGCGTTCCCGGAGGCCAGGTACAAGCTCGTCCTGGAACAGAAGCTGCTGGACGGCGAGTTCACCCTGGCCCAGGACCTGTCCTCGACCGAGGGCAAGAAGATCGAGAAGATGTACGACCCCACGGTCCGGGACGCGAAGGCCGTGGTCGGTCAGTACAG
This DNA window, taken from Streptomyces griseus subsp. griseus, encodes the following:
- a CDS encoding TetR/AcrR family transcriptional regulator — its product is MTSTAAAPPPPRAYRRLSVEERRAQLLVAALGLFAHRAPDDVSLDEVAVAAGVSRPLVYRYFPGGRQQLYEAALGSAADELTLCFAEPPVGPPTERVARVLDRYLRFVDEHDTGFSALLRGGSVVETSRTTSIVDGVRRAAAEEILSHLGRIGGVAGARSAGAPDTGPQDTGPQSTGPQDTGLTSSGPHGAGPHSAGPRSAGPRLRMMVRSWIAAVEAASLIWLDEGKQPPAAELRGWLVDHFIALLAATAATDEETASVVGDLLALETSEGPAGRLAELVIPVVAEAAHLLPHAPAAD
- a CDS encoding AurF N-oxygenase family protein; translated protein: MTPVTTPATTPATDRAATVLRDALGPLRDREQIAARLLESSAKHSFDPDTELDWDSAVEEGKWFWPPELLSLYDTPMWHRMSEEQRLDLSRHEGAALASLGIWFEIILMQLLVRHVYDKPVTSNHVRYALTEIADECRHSMMFGRMIDWGGAPAYEVPRVYHNLARVLKTVSTTPGSFAATLLGEEILDWMQRLTFPDDRVQTLVRGVTRIHVIEEARHVRYAREELRRQMVTAPRWERELTKVSCGEAARVFSICFVNPQVYENVGLDRREAVAQVKASGHRTEVMQTGSRRLTDFFDDIGLLNGVSRRLWRRSGLLA
- a CDS encoding ferritin-like domain-containing protein; this encodes MSTHDLYTTPPAEPLWQVPATGAARFSWDYDDGRERLLALYQKGKDKQWDGNKRIDWSQEVDPTDPLGTPDEALTLYGTPHWAKMTDKDRGELRKHYTSWQFSQFLHGEQGAMVCAARIVESVPDLDAKFYSATQTMDEARHAEIYGRFLHEKIGMLYPVNDNLQGLLGDTLRDSRWDMPYLGMQVLIEGLALAAFGMIRDTTTKPLPKQILAYVMQDEARHVAFGRMALRDYYKQLSDAELREREEFVIDGCYLMRDRLSGVEVLENFGIGKQEAKELSEHSDFLRLFRKLLFSRIVPCVKDIGLWGPRLQKAYVDMGVLELGDSNLDLLMSQDEEIAEELDRERFAAEEEARVAEVAEAIGEGREAA
- a CDS encoding sucrase ferredoxin, coding for MTTTGRFFCADAARARGDSMVGTAPHGTAWILIEYRGGWPANGFDGLALEPGTKALVFAAAQAARARVLLVRRHGRQHHQGPPRWAVLRYDGTGAHRQRWGTWDRDEELTQIVQALDTPDAPDLKAPAFGTASLDAPEEWGGRPVVLVCAHGLHDACCAVRGRPVGRALSERWPELVWECTHVGGDRFAANVVVVPDGVYYGNLDAGSSVAVVGEHLAGRVRAEHLRGYTDLFPPQQAAVAAVLGRFGPAGRHDYAVARTLRDEDGWQIRVTGRPPGPAAVDVEVRARRTPQNRLTCRGPATSSAVVYDAVSIRPA
- a CDS encoding cupin domain-containing protein, producing the protein MSTSRTTLQDVGAAPDAGVLETRLTRMGTDVFARDVWARKPLLTRGASDFSDLFSSAAVDELISRRGLRTPFLRVAKDGATLPASGFTSPAGVGATIADQLDDTALWRAFADGATLVLQALQRTWEPVAELTARLSAELGHPVQANAYVTPPQNRGFDAHYDVHDVFVLQIEGTKRWLVHDPVHPDPLRDQPWTDRRSAVAEAARGEAHLDTVLAPGDVLYLPRGWLHGAEAQGGVSVHVTLGIHTWTRYALAEQLAQAALAALRDDPRMRSTLPLGVDGPTGEIDLVRDHLLTAVAEADSAPLFHRARRGQARPAPLGPLAQLAAVGDLGPDTPVRLRAALEARLEGPRLTTRVGWLDFPEADLPAVSRLLDGESRTAGDLGVALAGRLLRAGVLVPAGE
- a CDS encoding BatC protein, which encodes MANPEQDPNQQEGPADGGAAGTPGVHDGGADGGADGGAEGPADGGAAGTPGVHDGGADGGADGGAEGPADGGAAGTPGVHDGGADGGAEGPADGGAAGTPGVHDGGADGGADGGADQSGSRS